A genomic region of Deinococcus aerolatus contains the following coding sequences:
- a CDS encoding ABC transporter ATP-binding protein — MARIELDELAHAYMPDPQEPEDYALKPMTMTWQDGGAYALLGPSGCGKSTLLNIISGLVRPSHGRVLFDGEEVTNLPTEARNIAQVFQFPVIYDTMTVHDNLAFPLRNRRVPESEVRTRVAQVAELLELTGDLKNRASGLSADMKQKISLGRGLVRKDVAAILFDEPLTVIDPHLKWQLRSKLKQIHYELKLSLIYVTHDQVEALTFADQVVLMEGGEVVQAGTPQALFEEPEHVFVGYFIGSPGMNLLPCAVAPGAQGVQVDGQTYELPLNPDRLERARGRGNLTLGIRPEFLGCSNSPQPGAVQADITRVEDLGNYKIATAVMGQHTVKAKLAEDAAILTGPGYLSFPPEHTKLYANSRIVR, encoded by the coding sequence ATGGCCCGCATCGAACTGGACGAGCTGGCTCACGCGTACATGCCCGACCCCCAAGAACCCGAGGATTACGCGCTAAAGCCCATGACCATGACCTGGCAGGACGGCGGAGCCTACGCGCTGCTGGGACCGTCCGGCTGCGGCAAGTCCACGCTGCTGAACATCATTTCCGGGCTGGTGCGGCCCTCGCACGGGCGGGTGCTGTTTGACGGAGAGGAGGTGACCAACCTGCCCACCGAGGCCCGCAACATCGCTCAGGTTTTTCAGTTTCCGGTGATCTACGACACCATGACCGTGCATGACAACCTGGCCTTTCCGCTGCGAAACCGCCGGGTGCCGGAATCCGAAGTCCGAACGCGGGTGGCGCAGGTGGCGGAGTTGCTGGAATTGACCGGGGATCTGAAAAACCGCGCCAGCGGTCTGTCCGCCGACATGAAGCAGAAGATCTCGCTGGGACGCGGGCTGGTCCGCAAGGACGTGGCCGCCATCCTGTTCGACGAGCCGCTGACTGTGATTGATCCTCACCTGAAATGGCAACTGCGCTCCAAGCTCAAGCAGATTCACTACGAACTGAAGCTGAGCCTGATCTATGTCACGCACGATCAGGTGGAAGCCCTGACCTTCGCCGATCAGGTGGTCCTGATGGAGGGCGGTGAGGTGGTTCAGGCCGGGACGCCGCAGGCGCTGTTCGAGGAACCCGAACATGTGTTCGTGGGCTATTTCATCGGCAGTCCAGGCATGAACCTGCTGCCCTGCGCAGTGGCTCCCGGCGCTCAGGGCGTGCAGGTGGACGGCCAGACCTACGAGCTCCCCCTCAACCCGGATCGCCTGGAACGCGCACGCGGACGCGGCAACCTGACGCTGGGCATCCGCCCGGAGTTTCTGGGGTGCAGCAACAGCCCTCAGCCCGGCGCGGTGCAGGCCGACATCACGCGGGTGGAAGATCTGGGCAACTACAAGATCGCCACCGCCGTGATGGGCCAGCACACCGTCAAGGCCAAGCTGGCCGAGGACGCCGCAATTCTCACCGGGCCCGGCTACCTGAGCTTTCCGCCGGAGCACACCAAGCTGTACGCCAACTCGCGGATCGTCCGGTGA
- a CDS encoding carbohydrate ABC transporter permease has protein sequence MSQSSQVQSSQVLGVPAPRLRRPFRPGSVLLPIYFILLLLPIYWMITMSLKTNAEIVSGFSLWPQAITFEHYREIFTNPAWYTGYLNSLTYVAMNTVISLVIALPAAYAFSRYSFQGDKHLFFWLLTNRMAPPAVFLLPFFQLYQSVGLFDTHIGVALAHLLFNVPLAVWILEGFISGVPREIDETAYIDGYSFGHFFFRVFIPLVRSGIGVTAFFCFMFSWIELLLARTLTSVDAKPIAAVMTRTVSASGMDWGLLAAAGVLTIVPGALVIYFVRNYIAKGFALGRV, from the coding sequence ATGAGCCAGTCCTCGCAAGTCCAGTCTTCCCAGGTCCTGGGCGTTCCCGCGCCCCGGCTCCGGCGTCCCTTCCGCCCTGGCAGCGTGCTGCTCCCCATCTACTTCATCCTGCTGCTGCTGCCGATCTACTGGATGATCACCATGAGCCTCAAGACCAACGCCGAGATCGTGTCGGGCTTCAGCCTGTGGCCCCAGGCGATTACCTTTGAGCATTACCGGGAGATCTTTACCAACCCCGCGTGGTACACCGGCTACCTGAATTCCCTGACCTACGTTGCCATGAACACCGTGATCTCACTGGTCATCGCGCTGCCCGCCGCCTACGCCTTTTCGCGCTACAGCTTTCAGGGCGACAAGCACCTGTTCTTCTGGCTGCTGACCAACCGCATGGCCCCGCCCGCCGTGTTCCTGCTGCCCTTCTTCCAGCTCTATCAAAGCGTGGGCCTGTTCGACACCCACATCGGCGTGGCGCTGGCCCACCTGCTGTTCAATGTGCCGCTGGCGGTGTGGATTCTGGAAGGCTTTATCAGCGGCGTGCCGCGTGAGATCGACGAAACCGCGTATATCGACGGTTACAGCTTTGGGCACTTCTTTTTTCGGGTCTTTATTCCGCTGGTCCGCAGCGGGATTGGGGTGACCGCGTTCTTCTGCTTTATGTTTAGCTGGATTGAGCTGCTGCTGGCCCGTACCCTGACCAGCGTGGACGCCAAACCCATCGCCGCCGTCATGACCCGCACCGTCAGCGCGTCGGGCATGGACTGGGGTCTGCTGGCCGCCGCCGGCGTCCTGACCATCGTGCCGGGCGCACTGGTCATCTACTTCGTGCGCAACTACATCGCCAAGGGCTTCGCACTGGGGCGCGTGTGA
- a CDS encoding carbohydrate ABC transporter permease, with the protein MLKTRNNKAWFLVLPVVLSVAFSAIIPLMTVINYSVQDILGPNRKVFVGLEWFQEVLRDPDLHGAFVRQLLFTMIVLAIEIPLGILIALSLPARGWKASLSLVLIALPLLVPFNVVGTIWQIFGRADIGLGGHFLASLGVDYNYATNPLHAWLTVILMDVWHWTPLVALLCYAGLRAIPEGYYQAAKIDGAKAWAVFRFIQLPKLGGVLMIGLLLRFMDSFMIYTEPFVLTGGGPGNATTFLSVYLTKLAVGQFDLGPAAAFSLVYFLIIQIVSFILYTVIQRNANPQTPRQETP; encoded by the coding sequence ATGCTAAAGACCCGCAACAACAAAGCCTGGTTCCTGGTGTTGCCCGTGGTGCTGTCGGTGGCCTTCAGCGCGATTATTCCGCTGATGACCGTCATCAACTACTCGGTGCAGGACATCCTGGGACCGAACCGCAAGGTCTTCGTGGGCCTGGAGTGGTTTCAGGAAGTGCTGCGCGACCCGGACCTGCACGGCGCGTTCGTGCGCCAGTTGCTGTTCACGATGATCGTTCTCGCCATCGAGATTCCGCTGGGCATCCTGATTGCCCTGTCGCTTCCGGCGCGCGGCTGGAAGGCGTCGCTGTCGCTGGTGCTGATCGCGCTGCCCCTGCTGGTGCCGTTCAACGTGGTGGGAACCATCTGGCAGATTTTTGGCCGCGCCGACATCGGACTGGGGGGGCATTTCCTGGCGAGTCTGGGAGTTGATTACAACTACGCCACCAATCCGCTGCACGCCTGGCTGACCGTGATCCTGATGGACGTGTGGCACTGGACGCCGCTGGTGGCGCTGCTGTGTTATGCGGGGTTGCGGGCTATCCCGGAAGGCTATTACCAGGCCGCCAAGATTGACGGTGCAAAAGCCTGGGCAGTGTTCCGTTTTATCCAGCTTCCCAAACTGGGCGGCGTGCTGATGATCGGGCTGCTGCTGCGCTTCATGGACTCGTTCATGATCTACACCGAACCCTTTGTGCTGACTGGCGGCGGTCCCGGCAACGCCACCACCTTCCTGTCGGTGTACCTGACCAAGCTGGCGGTGGGGCAGTTTGACCTCGGCCCGGCGGCGGCTTTCAGTCTGGTGTACTTCCTGATCATCCAGATCGTCAGTTTCATCCTGTACACCGTTATTCAGCGCAACGCCAATCCCCAGACCCCCAGGCAGGAGACGCCATGA
- a CDS encoding ABC transporter ATP-binding protein codes for MSLTLDNVTKKVGDDIHLYPMTLTLNPGLNVLLGPTLAGKTSLMRIMARLDKPTTGRVLVDGRDVTNVSVQKRAVAFVYQQFVNYPSFSVFENIASPLRIAGLKGSELNERVHGVAKLMHLEPMLKRLPAELSGGQQQRVAIARALIKEAELLLFDEPLVNLDYKLREELRAEMKEIFARRDAVVVYSTTEPFEGLSLGGQVAVLSEGRLLQSGPTLEVYHQPVTVRVGQVFSDPPINLLGAKLGEGRTLLSGGLSFPLPPHMSGLSGPHQLGVRANHAGLRPEGPNDVALAARVYVAELSGSETYLHTRLISPGGGPSAAPGAHMVAQLPGIHSIKPGEDVTLYVDPDRMFAFASDGQLAAAPPRPPAPSQLEAPIAPTPTERSA; via the coding sequence ATGAGCCTCACCCTGGACAACGTGACCAAGAAGGTGGGCGATGACATCCACCTTTATCCCATGACGCTGACCCTCAACCCAGGTCTGAACGTGCTGCTGGGGCCGACGTTGGCGGGCAAGACCTCACTGATGCGGATCATGGCGAGGCTGGACAAGCCCACCACCGGGCGCGTGCTGGTAGACGGACGGGACGTGACCAACGTGAGCGTGCAGAAACGCGCCGTGGCCTTTGTCTATCAGCAGTTCGTCAATTACCCCAGCTTCAGTGTTTTTGAGAACATCGCTTCTCCCCTGCGGATCGCCGGGCTGAAGGGAAGTGAGCTCAACGAACGGGTACACGGCGTGGCAAAACTGATGCATCTGGAACCCATGCTCAAGCGGTTGCCCGCCGAGCTGTCGGGCGGTCAGCAGCAGCGCGTCGCTATCGCCCGGGCCCTCATCAAGGAGGCCGAGCTGCTGCTGTTCGACGAGCCGCTGGTCAACCTGGATTACAAGCTGCGCGAGGAGCTGCGGGCCGAGATGAAAGAAATTTTTGCCCGGCGCGACGCCGTGGTGGTGTACAGCACCACCGAACCGTTCGAGGGCCTGAGCCTGGGCGGACAGGTGGCGGTGCTGAGCGAGGGCCGTCTGCTCCAGTCCGGCCCCACGTTGGAGGTCTACCACCAGCCGGTCACTGTGCGGGTGGGGCAGGTGTTCAGCGATCCGCCGATCAATCTGCTGGGAGCCAAACTGGGTGAGGGCCGCACACTGCTGAGTGGAGGGCTGAGCTTCCCGCTGCCGCCGCACATGTCGGGCCTGAGCGGTCCCCACCAGTTGGGCGTGCGGGCCAACCACGCTGGACTGCGCCCCGAAGGCCCGAACGACGTGGCCCTGGCCGCGCGGGTCTACGTGGCCGAGCTGTCGGGATCAGAAACCTACCTGCATACCCGCCTGATCAGCCCTGGTGGCGGCCCCAGCGCCGCGCCGGGCGCACACATGGTCGCGCAACTGCCCGGCATCCATTCGATCAAACCGGGCGAGGACGTCACGTTGTACGTCGATCCAGACCGCATGTTCGCCTTCGCCTCTGACGGGCAGCTGGCCGCCGCACCACCGCGCCCGCCCGCGCCCAGCCAACTGGAAGCGCCCATCGCTCCAACGCCCACCGAGAGGAGCGCGTAA
- the glpK gene encoding glycerol kinase GlpK — protein MTQYILSLDQGTTSSRAIVFDHAGQIRARAQKEFRQIFPRPGWVEHDASEIWSTQSGVMQEALSSAGIRASDLAAIGITNQRETVVVWDRQSGQPIHHAIVWQDRRTAGLCDQLREAGKESLFHEKTGLILDAYFSGTKIRWILDHVEGARQKAERGELAFGTVDSWLVYKLTGGELHITDASNASRTLLYNIHTGDWDDELLAVLDIPRAMLPEVRASSEVYGHTAPGLLGAQVPIAGIAGDQQAATFGQVCLDVGMAKNTYGTGCFMLLNTGQHAVQSGHRLLTTVGWQLPDGQGGQQTTYALEGGVFVAGAVVQWLRDGLGLIRNSGDVEALAASVPDSGGVVLVPAFVGLGAPYWDPYARGTIVGMTRGTTAAHIARAALESVAFQSAELLEAMQQDTARTGTQVSELRVDGGGSVNDAMMQFQADILGVPVIRPKVTETTALGAAYLAGLAVGFWRDQDELKALWQTGRTFEPTIEVDQREARLHTWKRAVERSRDWDRPE, from the coding sequence ATGACCCAGTACATTCTGTCTCTTGACCAGGGCACCACCAGCAGCCGCGCCATCGTCTTCGATCACGCCGGCCAGATCCGGGCGCGGGCGCAAAAGGAGTTCCGGCAGATTTTCCCCCGTCCCGGCTGGGTGGAGCACGACGCCAGCGAGATCTGGAGTACCCAGAGCGGCGTGATGCAAGAGGCCCTGAGCAGCGCCGGGATTCGCGCCTCGGATCTGGCCGCCATCGGCATCACCAACCAGCGCGAGACGGTGGTGGTCTGGGACCGTCAGAGCGGGCAGCCCATTCACCACGCTATCGTCTGGCAGGACCGCCGCACCGCTGGCCTGTGTGACCAGTTGCGGGAGGCGGGCAAGGAAAGCCTCTTTCACGAGAAGACCGGACTGATTCTGGACGCCTATTTTTCGGGGACCAAGATCAGGTGGATTCTGGACCACGTGGAGGGCGCACGCCAGAAGGCCGAGCGCGGCGAACTGGCCTTCGGCACAGTGGATTCCTGGCTGGTCTACAAGCTGACCGGCGGCGAATTGCACATCACTGACGCCAGCAACGCCAGCCGCACGCTGCTGTACAACATCCACACGGGCGACTGGGACGACGAATTGCTGGCCGTGCTGGACATTCCCCGCGCCATGCTGCCCGAGGTGCGCGCCAGTTCGGAGGTCTACGGACACACCGCGCCGGGACTGCTGGGCGCGCAGGTGCCGATTGCGGGCATCGCGGGCGATCAGCAGGCGGCCACCTTCGGGCAGGTCTGCCTGGACGTGGGCATGGCGAAGAACACCTACGGTACCGGCTGCTTCATGCTGCTCAACACCGGTCAGCACGCGGTGCAGTCCGGGCACCGGCTGCTCACCACAGTGGGGTGGCAACTGCCGGACGGGCAGGGGGGCCAGCAGACCACCTACGCCCTGGAGGGCGGCGTCTTCGTGGCGGGCGCGGTGGTGCAGTGGCTGCGCGACGGCCTGGGCCTGATCCGCAACAGCGGGGACGTGGAGGCGCTGGCGGCCAGCGTGCCGGACAGCGGCGGCGTGGTCCTGGTCCCGGCCTTTGTAGGGCTGGGCGCACCGTACTGGGACCCCTACGCGCGCGGCACCATCGTGGGCATGACGCGCGGCACCACCGCCGCCCACATTGCCCGCGCCGCGCTGGAGAGTGTGGCCTTCCAGAGTGCCGAACTGCTGGAGGCCATGCAGCAGGACACCGCCCGCACGGGGACGCAGGTCTCAGAATTGCGAGTGGACGGCGGCGGCAGCGTCAACGACGCCATGATGCAGTTTCAGGCCGACATTCTGGGCGTGCCGGTGATCCGGCCGAAGGTGACGGAAACCACGGCGCTGGGCGCGGCGTATCTGGCCGGACTGGCAGTGGGCTTCTGGCGGGATCAGGATGAACTCAAGGCGCTGTGGCAGACCGGGCGTACCTTTGAGCCAACAATCGAGGTCGACCAGCGCGAGGCGCGGCTGCATACCTGGAAACGTGCCGTTGAGCGCAGTCGCGACTGGGACAGGCCCGAATAG
- a CDS encoding glycerol-3-phosphate dehydrogenase/oxidase codes for MKRADIIEAAIEAHTWDMLVIGGGASGLGTAVEAATRGYRTLLLESHDYAKGTSSRSTKLVHGGVRYLAQGNISLVREALHERGLLKKNAPHLVRDQGFLIAAYKWWSAPFYGIGLKMYDLLAGKLNLQASRYINKAQALTNIPTLKKSGLGGGILYFDGQFDDSRLAVTLLRTLEDHGGVALNHAPVTGLVMEGGKVVGVHWQDGETGQTHEARARVVVNATGVFVDDLRRMEDPNVKPMLSPSQGVHVVVDRRFLPGESALMIPRTDDGRVLFAVPWHDHVVIGTTDTPVPDVSWEPRALPEEVDFILETAAQYLSPVPTRADVRSVYAGLRPLVKAAEGTDTKALSRDHVIRISAGGMLTLTGGKWTTYRRMGADAVTRAAELAGLPRRMSLTEGLKLHGATAEDRPEPWKVYGTDAERVMALPGASVRLHAELPYFEAEVRWAAQQEQARTVEDVLSRRTRALLLNARASADAAPRVAAILAEELGRDEAWQAAQVQAYRELSAGYMLPGGVVPADMQAGESGAVRPA; via the coding sequence ATGAAGCGTGCAGACATCATCGAAGCGGCCATCGAGGCTCACACCTGGGACATGCTGGTGATCGGCGGCGGCGCCTCCGGCCTGGGGACGGCAGTGGAGGCGGCCACCCGCGGCTACCGCACGCTGCTGCTGGAATCTCACGACTATGCCAAGGGCACCTCCAGCCGCAGCACCAAGCTGGTCCACGGCGGCGTGCGCTACCTGGCCCAGGGCAACATCTCACTGGTGCGCGAGGCGCTGCATGAGCGCGGCCTGCTGAAAAAGAACGCGCCGCATCTGGTGCGGGATCAGGGCTTTCTGATTGCTGCCTACAAGTGGTGGTCCGCGCCGTTCTACGGCATTGGCCTGAAGATGTACGACCTGCTGGCCGGAAAATTGAACCTTCAGGCCAGCCGATACATCAACAAGGCTCAGGCCCTGACCAACATCCCCACCCTGAAAAAGTCCGGGCTGGGCGGCGGAATCCTGTACTTCGACGGCCAGTTTGACGACTCCAGGCTGGCGGTCACCCTGCTGAGGACGCTGGAAGACCACGGCGGCGTGGCCCTCAACCACGCGCCCGTCACGGGCCTCGTCATGGAAGGCGGCAAGGTGGTGGGAGTGCACTGGCAGGATGGGGAAACCGGCCAGACCCACGAGGCCCGCGCCAGGGTTGTCGTGAATGCCACCGGCGTGTTCGTGGACGATCTGCGGCGCATGGAAGACCCGAACGTCAAGCCCATGCTGTCGCCCAGCCAGGGGGTGCACGTGGTGGTGGACCGCCGCTTTCTCCCTGGAGAAAGTGCCCTGATGATTCCGCGCACCGACGACGGGCGGGTGCTGTTCGCCGTGCCGTGGCATGACCATGTGGTGATCGGCACCACCGACACCCCGGTACCGGACGTGTCGTGGGAGCCGCGCGCCCTGCCTGAGGAGGTGGACTTCATCCTGGAGACCGCGGCACAGTACCTCTCCCCTGTACCCACCCGCGCGGATGTGCGGAGCGTGTACGCGGGCCTACGCCCACTGGTCAAGGCCGCCGAGGGCACCGACACCAAGGCGTTGTCACGCGACCACGTGATTCGCATCTCAGCGGGCGGCATGCTGACGCTGACCGGGGGCAAATGGACCACCTACCGCCGCATGGGCGCCGACGCCGTAACGCGCGCCGCCGAACTGGCGGGTCTGCCCCGGCGCATGAGCCTGACCGAGGGCCTGAAGCTCCACGGGGCCACCGCCGAGGACCGGCCTGAGCCCTGGAAGGTCTACGGCACCGACGCCGAGCGGGTCATGGCGCTGCCGGGCGCGTCTGTCCGGCTGCATGCCGAGCTGCCCTACTTCGAGGCGGAGGTGCGCTGGGCCGCCCAGCAGGAGCAGGCCCGCACGGTTGAGGATGTGCTGTCTCGCCGCACCCGCGCCCTGCTGCTGAATGCCCGCGCCAGTGCCGACGCCGCGCCGCGCGTGGCCGCCATCCTGGCCGAGGAGCTGGGCCGGGACGAGGCCTGGCAGGCCGCGCAGGTACAGGCTTACCGCGAGCTGTCGGCGGGGTACATGCTGCCCGGGGGCGTGGTTCCCGCAGACATGCAGGCGGGAGAGAGCGGAGCCGTGCGCCCGGCCTGA
- a CDS encoding DUF2160 domain-containing protein: MAWMSWTWPTAVFIMLIFAAIAVLTIMDLRSAPVTRKGFLPIPTDRGDRFYIAMLGLLVINLTWWGVTDATPLIGLTLSLIWLGVTMRWG, from the coding sequence ATGGCCTGGATGTCCTGGACCTGGCCCACCGCCGTCTTCATCATGCTGATCTTCGCTGCCATCGCCGTGCTGACCATCATGGACCTGCGTTCTGCGCCGGTGACGCGCAAGGGCTTCCTGCCCATTCCCACCGACAGGGGCGACCGTTTTTACATCGCCATGCTGGGCCTGCTGGTTATCAACCTGACGTGGTGGGGCGTGACCGACGCCACCCCGCTGATCGGCCTGACCCTCTCGCTGATCTGGCTGGGCGTGACCATGCGCTGGGGCTAG
- the paaK gene encoding phenylacetate--CoA ligase PaaK, with the protein MFQPDREALPLPELRALQLQRIQDMVARQYEHVPAYREKFSAVGVQPGDMKSLDDLSRFPFTRKIDLRDNYPLGLLATPRQNLRRLHASSGTGGKPTVVGYDERDLEIFAEVVARSLHAAGARPGMVFHNAYGYGLFTGGLGLDGGARRLGLCTVPVSGGGTERQVGLIQDLEPEVIACTPSYALVLAEALERQGLGPGDHSLKYAVLGAEPWAEKTRAEVEKRLGVTATNIYGLSEIIGPGVSNEDVAEQRGSYIWEDHFYPEIVDPDTGEAVPDGQWGVLILSSISRSALPILRYWTGDITRLLPGDNQTGRTMRRMDIIRGRSDDLIILRGVNVYPTQLEAVLVSLGQVSPHYHVTLTRTGIMDELTLQVEAESEAASLRDEIVRLIKTQVGVTVHCELCVPGTLPRSEGGKLRRVTDLRGER; encoded by the coding sequence TTGTTTCAGCCTGACCGTGAAGCCCTGCCCCTGCCCGAACTGCGCGCCCTGCAATTGCAGCGTATCCAGGACATGGTGGCGCGGCAGTACGAACATGTTCCTGCCTACCGCGAAAAGTTCAGTGCGGTGGGCGTGCAGCCCGGCGACATGAAGTCGCTGGACGATCTGAGCCGCTTTCCCTTCACCCGCAAAATAGATCTGCGCGACAACTACCCGCTGGGGCTGCTGGCCACCCCCCGCCAGAACCTGCGCCGCCTGCACGCCAGCAGCGGCACCGGGGGCAAACCGACGGTGGTGGGCTACGACGAGCGCGACCTGGAGATCTTCGCCGAGGTGGTGGCCCGCAGCCTGCACGCGGCGGGCGCGCGGCCCGGCATGGTCTTTCACAACGCCTACGGCTACGGGCTGTTTACCGGCGGGCTGGGCCTGGACGGCGGCGCGCGGCGGCTGGGCCTGTGCACCGTACCGGTCTCGGGCGGCGGCACCGAGCGGCAGGTCGGGCTGATCCAGGACCTTGAGCCGGAGGTGATCGCCTGCACCCCCAGCTACGCGCTGGTGCTGGCCGAGGCGCTGGAACGCCAGGGGCTGGGGCCGGGCGATCACTCCCTGAAATACGCCGTGCTGGGTGCCGAGCCCTGGGCCGAGAAGACCCGCGCCGAGGTGGAGAAACGCCTGGGCGTGACCGCCACCAACATCTACGGCCTGTCCGAGATCATCGGCCCCGGCGTCAGCAATGAGGACGTCGCCGAGCAGCGCGGAAGCTACATCTGGGAGGACCACTTCTACCCGGAAATCGTGGACCCCGACACCGGAGAGGCGGTGCCGGACGGCCAGTGGGGCGTGTTGATCCTGAGCAGCATCAGCCGCAGCGCCCTGCCGATTCTGCGCTACTGGACCGGCGACATCACCCGGCTGCTGCCCGGCGACAACCAGACCGGGCGCACCATGCGGCGCATGGACATCATCCGCGGCCGCAGCGACGACCTGATCATCCTGCGCGGCGTCAACGTGTATCCCACCCAGCTGGAAGCCGTGCTGGTCAGCCTGGGTCAGGTCAGCCCGCACTATCACGTGACCCTGACCCGCACCGGCATCATGGACGAGCTGACCCTGCAGGTGGAGGCCGAATCGGAGGCCGCCAGTCTGCGCGACGAGATCGTGCGGCTGATCAAGACCCAGGTGGGCGTGACCGTGCACTGTGAACTGTGCGTACCGGGCACTCTACCCCGCAGCGAGGGCGGCAAGCTGCGCCGCGTGACCGACCTGCGGGGAGAACGGTAG
- a CDS encoding ABC transporter substrate-binding protein, with product MNRKQQGFARNSLLFSGALALTLAATLGVQAQGQTAAASTAAAKKWVDKEFQPSTLSKAQQMKEMEWFINAAKPYKGLTITVASEALTTHKYESEVLAKAFTEITGIKVKHDIIQEGDVIEKLQTQFQSGKTIYDAYVNDSDLIGTHFRNDFVLPLSDYMAGAGKAVTSPTLDLKDFIGLSFTTGPDKKLYQLPDQQFANLYWFRADWFARPDLKAKFKAKYGYELGVPVNWSAYEDIANFFTNDVKTIDGKKVYGHMDYGKKDPSLGWRFTDAWLSMAGNGDKGTPNGLPVDEWGVRVENCHPVGSSVTRGGDTNGPAAVYALTKYVEWLKKYAPPEAGGMTFSESGPVPAQGNIAQQIFWYTAFTADMVKKGLPVVNADGTPKWRMAPSPHGSYWREGTKLGYQDVGAWTFLKSTDPKHTAAAWLYAQFVTAKTTSLKKSIVGLTFIRESDINSKYFTDNANKYGGLIEFYRSPARVAWSPTGTNIPDYPKMAQLWWQAIAPAAAGEVTPQQAMDGLAKEQDKIMSRLERAGMKRCAPIMNPEKTAQYWFDQPGAPYPKLANEKEKGETVAYETLLKNWKAGKVK from the coding sequence ATGAACCGCAAGCAACAAGGCTTTGCCCGCAACAGTCTGCTCTTCAGCGGTGCGCTGGCCCTCACGCTGGCCGCCACGCTGGGGGTGCAGGCCCAGGGCCAGACTGCCGCCGCCAGCACTGCCGCTGCCAAGAAATGGGTGGACAAGGAGTTCCAGCCGTCTACGCTGAGCAAGGCGCAGCAGATGAAGGAAATGGAGTGGTTTATCAACGCGGCCAAGCCGTACAAGGGTCTGACCATCACCGTAGCTTCCGAGGCACTGACCACACACAAATATGAATCCGAAGTGCTGGCAAAGGCGTTCACCGAGATCACGGGCATCAAGGTCAAGCACGACATCATTCAGGAAGGCGACGTGATCGAGAAGCTGCAAACGCAGTTTCAGTCGGGCAAGACCATTTATGACGCGTACGTCAACGACTCGGATCTGATCGGCACGCACTTCCGCAACGACTTCGTGCTGCCGCTGAGTGACTATATGGCCGGGGCAGGCAAGGCCGTAACTTCGCCCACACTGGATCTCAAGGACTTTATCGGCCTGAGCTTTACCACCGGCCCCGACAAGAAGCTCTACCAGTTGCCCGATCAGCAGTTCGCCAACCTGTACTGGTTCCGCGCCGACTGGTTTGCCCGCCCGGACCTGAAAGCGAAGTTCAAGGCCAAGTACGGCTATGAACTTGGCGTGCCAGTCAACTGGAGCGCCTACGAGGACATCGCCAACTTCTTTACCAACGACGTCAAGACCATCGACGGCAAGAAAGTGTACGGTCACATGGACTACGGCAAGAAAGACCCCAGCCTGGGCTGGCGATTCACCGACGCGTGGCTGAGCATGGCGGGCAACGGCGATAAGGGCACACCCAACGGCTTGCCGGTAGACGAGTGGGGCGTACGCGTGGAGAACTGTCACCCGGTGGGGTCCAGCGTCACGCGCGGCGGGGATACCAACGGCCCGGCGGCGGTGTACGCGTTGACCAAGTACGTGGAGTGGCTCAAGAAATACGCGCCGCCAGAGGCGGGCGGCATGACCTTTTCCGAGTCCGGGCCAGTGCCCGCCCAGGGCAACATTGCCCAGCAGATCTTCTGGTACACCGCCTTTACTGCCGATATGGTTAAAAAAGGCCTGCCCGTGGTGAACGCCGACGGTACGCCGAAGTGGCGCATGGCCCCCAGCCCGCACGGCTCTTACTGGCGCGAGGGCACCAAGCTGGGTTATCAGGACGTGGGTGCGTGGACTTTCCTGAAAAGTACGGATCCCAAGCACACCGCCGCCGCGTGGCTGTACGCGCAATTTGTGACGGCCAAGACCACCAGCCTGAAAAAGAGCATCGTGGGCCTAACCTTTATCCGTGAGAGCGACATCAATAGCAAGTACTTCACCGACAATGCCAACAAGTACGGCGGCCTGATTGAGTTCTACCGCTCGCCTGCCCGCGTGGCCTGGTCCCCCACCGGCACCAACATCCCCGATTACCCCAAGATGGCGCAACTGTGGTGGCAGGCGATTGCTCCCGCCGCTGCCGGCGAAGTCACGCCGCAGCAGGCCATGGACGGCCTTGCCAAGGAGCAGGACAAGATCATGAGCCGTCTGGAACGCGCGGGCATGAAGCGCTGCGCCCCGATTATGAACCCCGAAAAGACCGCGCAGTATTGGTTCGATCAGCCCGGCGCACCCTACCCCAAGCTCGCCAACGAGAAGGAAAAGGGTGAGACCGTGGCCTATGAAACCCTGCTGAAGAACTGGAAGGCAGGCAAGGTCAAGTAA